GAGATAATGAttagatttgacggaaatggagttttcggtggattcccCGTACACAATTTTTTCTCCAATACCGAGTCCTGATGTATTATGAATATTTTCACATACATAAATCCATATTGATATTATAATTTGGACCCAtccatatttcgtgaaattcggacgagaaactgagtagatttgacggaaatggagttttcgttGGATTCTTAAAgaggttagtacacagttttttcgCCAATACTGGGTCCtgatgtattatggatattttaacATACATGAATCCACATTGATATTATAATTTAAACCCAaccatatttcgtgaaattcggacaagaaactgagtagatttgaccaaaatggagttttcggtggattcccAAAGAGATTAATATATTGCATGATTACAAATTTTTTAATCTGGTTTGGATCAGAAAACTCTTTGCGAAGAAGTCATATCCACTAGAGTGTAGCTGGGAATTAAAAAAATGGTTATTCGAAGGTATGCATTGTTGTTTTCTTGATTGTATGTCATTtaattttctttgattttagatCACATTATATTATAGAAATGTTTGTCGGTTTCATGTATAAAATATTTGGGTCTTGAGCTAGAACCCTAGAGGGTAGAGTTATGCGAATGTAATAACCGAAGATCATCTTTCTAGTGGATTTGTCAACTTAAATTTACGGACCTAGGAGAAATAACTAAAAGGATGAGTTATTAACGAATTGGGTGAAGGGTGTAATTAACGAATTTCTAATTTATGATCAAAATAATGATTTTCTGAAGTTTTAACCGGAAATATTCATTTGATTAAGCATTTTGAGATTTGATAAGCCTTAATACGCAATACAAATTTGGGTAATAAAGTAATACGCAACCTTAATTGAGATATTAgctaatatttaaaattataaaagatatacaAATTAGATCGGGATAATATTGATTACATATATAATTATCATACAACCAAtcaaatatatatacacactcAACCAAATCTTTCGTACATCTTCTTTATTGTTTTTCCTTTCAAATGCAGAAACTCTTTAAACTTGTAGTTAATAAACACGTAAACCTTAAATCTTGATGTGATGAAAAAACAAGGTGATAAATATTGACATGTAAAAGTAGAAGTACGCATATGTGGTTTGCGCATTGAAATGGGTATTTTCAAACAGCTCTCCTAATCATCGATAATTTGGCTTTTTTAATAaacaaatattatttttttacattCTTTTGATTAAATTTTGGTGTATTGAAATAGTAAATAATTTTTGCATTAAACaaatgaaaataaaaattaaataaaaataaaatatggttCGCAACAAAATCTTTCGCACATTAAAACAGTAGCGGTTCCGATTCTCGCATATATCAAATAAATAAAGTATCCCAACACTTAATCAAAAGAAACATGAAATCTTATTAATAAAGCAACTTTTTTAATTCGCAGTATCTTGGGAACAAAGAAAACTCAATACATACTTTACACCTCTGTTATAGAAATCGgtcgatttttcaaaaatcgccgataaatcgcttaaaaatcggtcaaaaatattgATCCGATTTGACCGATTCCCGATAAATCatccaattttttaaaaatcgtccgataaatcATAAATCAGTACCTCAATCGAATAATTCCGATTTCCGAAATCCGTAACACTGCTTTACGCTACTAATTCAATCTTTTCTAAATCAGAAAAAACCCTAAAAATTATCACAAATCGAATCACAATTACATTAACAGATCGAAATGAGTCGCGGTAGCGGAGGCGGTTACGACCGTCACATCACAATCTTCTCGCCTGAAGGCCGTCTCTTCCAAGTCGGTACGTTTTTATTCATTTTctgaatttaaatttaaatttgaatttaaattttcCCCAATCTCGAATTCGCCTGTTTGTTTAATTAGTTAAACTGAACTCGAACGTTAATATGAGCTGAATTGTTGATTATATTTAAATTGTGAAATGAATTGAACAGAATATGCGTTTAAAGCTGTGAAAGCTGCTGGAGTAACATCTATTGGTGTTCGTGGTAAAGACTCTGTTTGTGTTGTTACTCAGAAGAAAGTTCCTGTGAGTTATTGTTTTTTTACGAGACGTTGAAATGTAGTTTGTTGCGATGTTCTGTTGGATGATTTGATTGCGGTTTTTCGAGTGCAGGACAAGCTTTTGGATCCGACTAGTATTACTCATCTTTTCGCGGTTACTAAGTACCTTGGCTTGGTAGCTACCGGAACTACTGGTTAGCCTTTTAGTACTGATACTAGTCATTGACTCATTGTTAATACGCGTGTTagatatttaacttgttattgtGTTTGTTTAGTTGAAACTTTGGGACATTATTTTTTTTGTTGAAGTGATTTTGTTTACTATTTGTTAATATTAGGAATTCCAATCTGATTGATGAAAATGTGTGTACGAGTACTATCTTATTAGTTTTAATCTAGTAAAAGGTGTGATTTGTTAAGATAGATATGAATGTTTTTAATGTGATTGATCTGAAAGTGGATATAAACTTCCACACTCAACACCGACAACCTTTTGCTTCGAGAAGAAAGTGCTTGTactcctttttttttctttttgataGTTGAACCCTTAGCCTCCCGCCGTTAACAAGTTTTTGAACCTGCATTCTCTATTGGGAGCAAGGGAGATGCATCTAAAATAGGAGGCGTTGGTTGCTGCTTCTCCTTTGCTAGTGACTAGTGTGATAATTGATAATGAGAATGGTTACTTGTTTTCAATATATTTTACTTAGGGTTGATTCTAAGTGGATATGCTTTTCACAATTGACTTTTTTTTGACTTTGCCTTGAAAGTATTCATGCATTATATTACATATATTAAATATTAGGTAattcttatatatatattgtgCTGGCATTATTGCTGTATTACTTTTCAGCTGATGCAAGGACGTTGGTTCAGCAAGCAAGAAATGAAGCTGCTGAATTTCGGCATAAATATGGATATGAGATGCCAGCTGATACACTTGCTAGATGGTACATATTTTTTTTGTAGGAAGCATGTTGTAGCTCTTGTTTTGCTTGGTGCATTTTCTTCCAACTGTTTGATACTTTTGATATCATTAGGTTTCTTCGATTGAGTTGAGTAATTGACAGCTGAATCTGGTCATGTAATGTGACCTAGAGATATCGTTATCTATTCCTTTCACTAGGAGGATAGTATGTTAAGGAAGTGTGAATGTGTTCTGCACGAGCTAATACTCTCTTTTGTGACTTCGAATGTCACACAATAATTTGATTGACAATTCATATAACACATTACTTTCTGCAAATCGTCCCAGCTTCGCTTCTATAGTTCAACTGCATCTTATAATATTTCAAGAACTTAAATACATTAGGGATAAAAAAAATCCACAAGGCATATTTTTTTAGTCCATGTATAGAGTAACTTTAGTTTTCAGTGATTATGTATCACGCTGAACAAATTCTCATGATGTGCAGGATTGCAGATAAATCACAAGTCTATACTCAGCATGCTTATATGAGGCCTCTAGGAGTAGGTATGTAACTGATTTAAGTCCTGAAGCATAACTTTGAACTTTCTAATAGTTTATCTTCAGATTTTGAGCTAATATGTTTATTGAGCTTACTAAATGCACATCAACTTTGCAGCTTTAGAATATCAATGTAATGGATATATATTGTTCATGCTAATTATCTCATTAGCATGAGGAGGGTTTGCtgtttaatttcatttttttttattatcttatgaTTTTCTGGCAGTTGCTATGGTCTTGGGTATTGATGACGAGGTTGGACCTCAACTGTTTAAGTGTGACCCTGCTGGCCATTTCTTTGGTCACAAGGTATTTTCTCTATCGATGAATTTTGTATTTAAACAATAATgataatgattagaattggatttTGTGTTGCTATGGTGTGAAGTTTATTTTTTAACAAGATATAAACAGGTAAATAGAAATTATACTAAAGAATAACAGATTAGAGAAATGGAATATACAAGACTTGGTTGATCGTCAGTATTCAGCACAAGGGTCTTCTAATACAATCTAGACACGACTCACTGAGATAAGTCTTTGAGAATAAGCTACAAGTCTGATTTGTAATGGAGGATACTTTAGAGTAACTTCTATAGATGTTTTGGCGCCATGGTGTCATGTTGTCACATAAGGATCTCCAGGATTTCAAAGCAGGTGCTTAGATGAAAAAGCCTTAAAGAGTGGATATATGGCGTTGATGCTATACAATTTCAAATATAAATATGAATATATGACTGCTTGTTAAGACAATTCGTCAAGAGGCTGTTAATAGAATTAGAAATTTTTTAAAGAGGCTGTAACAGGAATATACCATGATGAAAATCATGTTCTAAAATAGCTGAACCTGAATAGTGTGCTCAACTGTGCAACATTAACACCCAAGAGTAAATGAGTTTGAGCAGAACAATATGCAAGGGAGATTAGCCTTCTAGAAATGAAAATGCTTGAACTTGGTGTAAGGGCTCAGTTTTTCTGGCCAGGGCTTCGCGAGTGCATAAAAAAGTACCCAAATGATAGCTAAGCACTCGTCCACTAAAACTGATGCTACTTTTCTATTTCCCAAATTTCATGactattttcttaattattttactAACTGTAGTACTGCAATCTCTAACATTTGTAGTaatataattgcaatttattgACCCAAATTTACACTTTcctatttataattttttttgaccTTACGGCATTTCTAAGTTCTTATCAAGTCTTTCACTAAGAAGGGCAACTGATCAGCAAAATTCTTTGTTTCGTCATATATGATTGGACACATCATGGGTGCATGCAATTGATAAACAAATGCTTTCTAAGTTTAAGTATTTGAGAGTATTTGAATTTATAGCAAATTGCTAATTTACAAATCGTATTCCCCATTGTCTAGTTCACTATATATTGCTGAAGTGGCATTATGTACATGCCAAACATTAAAATTTGAAATGGTTGTGTGTCACTTGTTCTGTTGAGAGGTCGGTTTCTTGTTTGCGAAAGAAATCTGATTACAGAGAAGTATAGAACTTATATTTTGTTGTTTTATGTCATAAAAACTGATCTAATGAGAGATATTGGGTGGTTAATAATGATACACTCTAGGCAACAAGTGCTGGATTGAAAGAACAAGAAGCAATAAATTTCCtcgagaagaaaatgaagaatgATCCAGCCTTTACATACGAGGAGACTGTCCAGGTATAAATTACCTTTTTCCTTGCTATAAATTTGTTTGATATCTTCAATAAAATTGAGCAGGATTTGCTCTCCAGTTTCGACTGATATATGTTTACTGAGTTCCAGATTACTGATATATTTGCTATAAGTGAATTATGTTTACTGAGTTCCAGATTAAACAAGTGTGGCTTATCTGGTGATTTTTATATAACATAATGTTGTGCCATTCTGTTTTACAGACTGCAATATCAGCGCTACAATCTGTGTTGCAAGAGGACTTAAAGGCTAGTGAGATTGAGGTATATAATAAACCCCTCCCTTGGTTTGGTCATATAACAATTCAAGAAAACTTCCTGCATTATTGTGATAACTATGTCAAGTGGTACTAAACTGCAAATATGTTTGTGTCAAGACGACCAAGTTTTGTTTATGAAAAAAAAAGACTGACCAAGTTTTATTTTTAAGCATATTGGTTTATATACACTCTCGTCTAAGTGGCATTATCCTTATCATGGTGTACATTGTACAAGCTTAGCTGTGCATACCTTTAACattgttttaaattttaaattttttgttaTAACTTATAATTGTATTACTTTTTTGTATAATGGTTGAAATATATGTATTTATAGAAATTACTTTTTTTGTATATTAGTTAAGTAGAAATGACCTTTTTTTTTGTATTTTCCAAGGAACCCTAACAGGGTTGACTGATATTTTTTTTAGCTATCACAATCTTCACCAGCTACAGTTTGTATTATTATTTTTCTTCAGTTAGAttcttcatttttttaaaatattactttCTATATACTAAGGTCATCACCTCATTGGAAACAAGCCTAAAAGTTGTCTTTCACAATGTATATATATCTCTTTAGTTTGTTCTGGTCAAGTCACTAGTAcatatttaatgaattatatCCCCTACAAAAAATAAAATGTTAAAAGAAAAATGTGTGTAATGTTTTTTAGTAATCGATCATTATGTGTTCTTGTGAAGCTATCAAAAGATTCCATGTGGAGGGTAACATTAATTTGACAGATTTTGAAGTTCCCACACGGGATGATTGATCATTAAGATTTTATAGCACATCTTCCACAAGTGTCATTTTTTCTTGGTATTGAAATTCTAATTTTTTGACAGGTTGGAGTTGTGGTGAAGGGAAATCCCGTTTTCCGAGCATTGTCCACGGATGAGATAGACGAGCACTTGACTGCAATTAGTGAGCGTGATTAAATCGATTAAAGCATGAAGACAGCAAGGGATGTCTTCCTCCACTTGTTTGGATTAAGAATGAAGAATATGTAACTCAGATATGATGATGCTCACTGCCCcttcattttttaaaaatgaatGGTCCAAATTGTTCTTAAATTTGAATATGCTTTAGATATTTATTTGCCAACGTAAAATGTCCTTTTAAGGGTCAGCTTTGAATTGTATTTACAAGTTGATGTGTACTTTTGAATTGCATTACAACTCCAAGGGATGGCAAGTTCTTGGACTCGGTAATCAGTCTGTCATCTTTTGTCTTGTATTGAACTATGTTACTTTACATTCAGGTAATAGTTGTCTTGAAAGGTAAAATGATTTTGTTTTTGGCTTCAGTTAATTTCGATATTCAATATCGGATTCTCCTTTCCCACACATAAAAAGACTAGTTATGAtgttaaattattttttttcccAAGTATTTTAATACTATATAGTAGGAGTATGCGCCTTGTCACTTTCTCTAACTGGTGCATAACTAGGAAATCGAAGAAAGCTATGGCCTATTTTTTGATCTACTAATTgatttagtttttttttaatatttagtAAATATCATACTGCATTTCTAATATTATTTACCCTCGGGGATGTTTGGTATCGTAGAATTCTATGAATGGTTGTAACTTGTAAGGGGTTCATGTTCTGTTACTTGTTACTGTTGTGCCTGCTAAAAATTAAGACGGTAAATTATACTCCCCTTcctaaaaacgtttcctatttgtgttgaacacgtttgccaatgcacacttttaattgttaatatctttaaattcgtattagtattaaatataaaaatttcactgtattaaagtaatgataaatacgaatccaacgagatcactcatgactatgtttaatattatagattagatgtaaattagtagtcaatcgttTACCGTAAACTGTACCGAAAGTCAAAAGAGGAAACGTTTAActggacggagggagtattagtCTGTAAATTTGGAGACAATGAAATACATCCCTCTGATTCTCAGAAAGCATCAACTTGCTGCAACTGGAGTCAACTGTCAAAGTCTTCTGTCTAGTTCCTCGAAAATGTCCAGACCACCTTTCTTACCAACTCAATTTCCTGTAAGTTTCATGATATAGCCCCCTTGTACCAATCTGCAGATTTTATTGAAATCAACTTCCCAAATCTTAACTTTTCATATGCCAGTATTCATCGATCGTCTCCGAGCTATGGGTGATGCATTGATTTCCCAAATCGTTGAACAGTTCACTGTTGTCGCAAGTCAGAAGATTGGAAAAGAGTACAGATTAGTAGTCGGCGTCGAGACAGAAAT
Above is a window of Apium graveolens cultivar Ventura unplaced genomic scaffold, ASM990537v1 ctg4468, whole genome shotgun sequence DNA encoding:
- the LOC141701907 gene encoding proteasome subunit alpha type-6-like — encoded protein: MSRGSGGGYDRHITIFSPEGRLFQVEYAFKAVKAAGVTSIGVRGKDSVCVVTQKKVPDKLLDPTSITHLFAVTKYLGLVATGTTADARTLVQQARNEAAEFRHKYGYEMPADTLARWIADKSQVYTQHAYMRPLGVVAMVLGIDDEVGPQLFKCDPAGHFFGHKATSAGLKEQEAINFLEKKMKNDPAFTYEETVQTAISALQSVLQEDLKASEIEVGVVVKGNPVFRALSTDEIDEHLTAISERD